The following are encoded together in the Acetobacter vaccinii genome:
- a CDS encoding DUF1643 domain-containing protein, with the protein MHDLFEGHHVGDSRPLKLGGDVVSSATYGGADRCYRYTLRRVWDPSGPVMMWLMMNPSVATEDGDDRTVAKCQRYARAWGYGGMLVGNTFAYRCTDQKRLLETPDPVGPENDAALLAMAGEAGLIVAAYGSPHDRELRARGPEVLRLLQQHGFAVHALRISNTGRPCHPLYLPSTLTPELLPQEGTP; encoded by the coding sequence ACGATCTGTTTGAAGGGCACCATGTTGGCGATTCCCGTCCGTTGAAACTGGGGGGAGATGTTGTCAGCTCCGCCACCTACGGGGGGGCTGACCGGTGCTACCGTTACACGCTGCGCCGCGTGTGGGACCCCTCCGGCCCTGTCATGATGTGGCTGATGATGAACCCTTCGGTCGCGACCGAGGACGGGGATGACCGCACGGTGGCCAAATGTCAGCGGTATGCGCGGGCCTGGGGGTATGGGGGCATGCTGGTGGGGAATACCTTCGCCTATCGTTGCACCGACCAGAAGCGATTGCTGGAAACGCCCGACCCGGTCGGACCAGAGAATGATGCCGCCCTGCTGGCCATGGCGGGGGAGGCCGGGCTGATTGTGGCGGCCTATGGTTCCCCCCATGATCGTGAACTGCGTGCCCGTGGGCCGGAGGTGCTGCGTCTTTTGCAGCAGCATGGTTTTGCCGTGCATGCGCTCAGGATCAGCAACACCGGGCGACCCTGCCACCCTTTGTACCTCCCCTCCACCTTGACGCCGGAGCTACTGCCGCAGGAGGGCACGCCTTAG